AGTCCAATTTTAAGACTAACAGGGATTGCTGTATTAGAAGAATTTTTACATTTAGGGATTGGGGAAAAATTGTTGATAGGTTATGAGATCGCTGCAAAAGAAAGAAATTATAAAAGTATTATTTTGGAAACACCTGATACAAATATCAGGGCGATAAAATTCTATGAGAAATTTGGATGGAAGAACTATGTGAGTGAAAATGCAAATATGGGTAAAGTTTATTTTTATAAACTAATCTCTTAAAATAAACGAATGGGAGATAGAAGTATGAATATTACATTTTTGGTAGGGCATTTAGCTAAAGAAAGACATTCGTTGCTATATGAACTTGCCTTAGATTTAGGAGAACACAATAATAATGTTACAGTAATTACAGGCTTTCCTTCTAGAAGAATAACTGAGAAAGTTAGACACTATTACTTGGAACATCCTATTGAACAAGTTTCTGATAATGTAAAAGTAATTAGAGTAGGTTCAAAAAGTGGTGAAGGTAATGGTTTGTTTATACGTATGATTAAATATGTGTTTTTGACGGTTAGTATATATAAGCAAGCTAAAAGACATGAAGCTGATGCCATATATATTTATAGCACTCCTCCCTTTTTAGGTTTGCTAGGTTCAAAACTTAAAAAAATTGCACCGACATTATATAATGCCCAAGATTTATTTCCAGATACGCTTGTGAAAATGAAAAAGTTGAGTGAGAATAATTTCCTTGTTAAGTTCTTAAGAAGTCTTGAAAAAAAGGTTTATAACTCAAACGCAAAAATTGTTACTATATCTGAAGATATGAAAAATACTATTATAGAACAAGGATGCAATGAAGAAAAAGTTGAAGTTATTCAAAATTGGGTTGACATTCAAAAAATTAATAAAGTTGATCGAGAAAATAATCAACTTTTTGCAAAATTTAATTTAGACAAAAATTCTTTTTATATATCATATGCAGGTGACATAGGGTTGTTTCAAAATTGGGAAGTAATATTAGATGCAGCAGAAGAACTCGATAAAGAATTCAATGATATTAAATTTGTCATTATTGGAAATGGTTCATATAAAGATAATATGGAGAAAAGTATCAAAAGAAGGAGACTAAATAATGTATTTATGTTTCCACTGCAACCAATAGAATTGGTTTCGAGTGCTTATAGTTTAGGTGATCTTGAGTTAGTTTCACTAGAAAAAGAAATGACGAAAATTGCACTACCTTCAAAAGTGGGTCAGATTTTAGCTGCTGGAAGCCCGTTATTGGGAATGTTTGATTCAGATAGTTATATTTCTAGTGAGATAAAAAATAAAAATCTTGGTGCAATAGTTGATAATTTCAGAAAAGAGTCTTTAGTTGAACTTATAAAATATTATTATAATAACCAGCATGAATTGGACTCAATTTCTAAAGATGTCAGATTGTATGCTGAACAACAACTGGAAAGAAAAACACAAACTTCTAAATATAATGATTTGTTGAGAAGTATTTCAAGCTAATTTTAATAACAAAAAGCGATTTTTCAGGAGGTAGTTAAATGTTTAAAGGTAAGACTTTACTTATTACAGGTGGAACAGGGTCTTTTGGTAACGCAGTAATGAAAAGATTCTTAAATACAGGTATTAAAGAAATTCGTATTTTTTCTCGTGATGAAAAGAAGCAAGATGACATGAGAAAACTATATAAAAACGATAAACTAAAGTTTTATATAGGAGACGTCAGAGATCTTGCTAGTGTCAAAAATGCTATGCATGGAGTAGATTACATTTTCCATGCGGCAGCTCTTAAACAGGTACCTTCTTGTGAATTCTTCCCGCTTGAGGCAGTTAAAACAAATGTGTTAGGAACTGATAATGTACTATCTGGTGCTATTGAAATGGGAGTGAAGAAAGTTATTTGTCTTTCTACAGATAAAGCAGCGTACCCAATTAATGCGATGGGAATCTCTAAAGCGATGATGGAGAAAGTTTTTGTGGCAAAAGCAAAGACCATTGATCCTGAAAGAACGCTTATCTGTGGTACAAGGTATGGAAATGTAATGGCATCAAGAGGGTCAGTAATTCCTTTGTTTATTGATCAGATCAAGAATGGACAACCCCTAACTGTTACAGACCCCAATATGACAAGATTCTTAATGAGCCTTGAAGAAGCTGTTGAACTTGTTGTATTTGCATTTCAGAATGCTGAAGCAGGCGATATTATGGTTCAGAAATCTCCAGCATCAACTATCGGAGATTTAGCTCAAGCTGTTAAGGAACTTTTCAAATCAGATAACGAAATCAAAGTAATTGGAACTCGTCATGGTGAGAAGCTCTACGAAACACTTCTGACAAAAGAAGAACATGTTGTAGCAAAAGACATGGGTGGATTCTATAGAGTGCCTGCTGATAAGAGAGACTTAAACTACGACAAGTATTTTGTAGAAGGAGATCAAAAACTTTCATCTGAAGATGAGTATAACTCTCATAATACAGAAAGGATAAACATAGAGCAGATTAAAGAAAAGTTGCTTCAACTTGATTATGTAAGGGATCAATTGGAAAGTTGGGATAGATAATGAATATTTTAGTCACTGGAGCAAAGGGCTTCATAGGAAAAAACTTAATAGCAGAGCTGAGAAATAGAAAGTACACTGAAATTTTTGAATATGATCGGGATACAGATCCTTCTCTACTTGATGAGTATTGTAAAGAGGCTGACTTTGTGTTTCACCTTGCGGGAGTTAACCGTCCAAAAGAAAAATCTGAGTTTATGGAAGGCAACTTTGGTTTCACCTCCGATCTATTAGATTCTCTTAAGAAACATAATAACACCTGCCCAGTGATGATTTCATCATCTATTCAAGCTGAGTTAGATAATTCTTACGGTGAAAGTAAGAAGGCAGGAGAAGACCTTCTGTTTAATTATGGTGTAGAAAGTGGATCTAAAGTTCTTGTTTACAGATTTCCAAATGTATTCGGTAAATGGTGTAGACCTAACTATAACAGTGCAGTAGCTACATTTTGTCATAATATTTCACATGATTTACCTATTCAAGTGAATGACCCAAGCGTAGTAATGAACCTTGTATATATAGATGATGTGGTTAACGAACTTATTAATACGCTAGAGGGAAAAGAAAACAAAATAGGTTCATTTTGTGAAGTTCCTGTGGTACATACTGTTACTCTTGGTGAAATAGTAGATTTGATTCATTCATTCAAAAAGAGTAGAGAAGATAGATCAGTGCCAAATATGTCTGATGAATTTGCCAAGAAACTCTACAGTACATACTTAAGCTATTTGCCTGAAGATAAGTTTGGTTATGACTTAAAGATGAATGTGGATCAGAGAGGATCTTTCACAGAGTTTATTAGAACCCCTGATCGTGGCCAGGTTTCAGTTAATATCTCAAGACCTGGAATTACAAAAGGGAATCATTGGCATCACTCGAAGAATGAGAAGTTTCTAGTTGTCAGTGGTAATGGAGTCGTTCGGTTTAGAAAAATTGATTCAGATGAAGTAATAGAGTATTTTGTAAGTGGAGATAAAATGGAAGTCGTAGATATACCAACGGGCTATACACATAATATTGAAAATTTAGGGGATACAGATATGGTCACGATAATGTGGGCCAATGAGCCATTTGACCCTGAAAAACCAGATACTTACTTTTTGGAGGTATAACTGATGAAGAAATTAAAAGTCATGACAGTTGTAGGCACTAGACCAGAGATAATAAGACTGTCAGCGGTTATAAATAAATTAGATGAATCAAAAGCAATTGAACATGTCCTTGTTCATACAGGGCAAAATTATGATTATGAATTAAATGAAGTGTTCTTTAATGACTTCAAATTAAAGAAACCGGCTTACTTCTTAAATGCTGCTACGGGAACAGCAGTTGAAACGATTGGAAATATTTTAGTAAAGATTGATCCTATTTTAGATGAAGTAAAACCAGATGCGTTTTTAGTTTTAGGAGACACTAATAGCTGTTTATGCGCAATAGCAGCTAAGAGAAAGCATATTCCTATTTTCCATATGGAAGCGGGAAATAGATGCTTCGATCAAAGAGTACCAGAAGAAACAAACAGAAAAATTGTGGACCACACAGCAGATATCAACCTAACCTATAGTGATATTGCTCGAGAGTATCTTTTAAGAGAAGGTCTACCTTCAGATAGAGTAATAAAGACTGGCAGTCCAATGTTAGAAGTTCTTAATTCAAGGAAAGATGATATTGAAAAGTCAGATGTGCTTGAAAGGTTAGGACTTGATAAAGATAAATATTTTGTTGTTTCTGCTCATAGAGAAGAGAATATCAGCTCGGAAGAAAATTTTATGGATTTAGTAGATAGCTTAAATACGATAGCGGAAAAATATCAGATGCCGTTGATCGTGAGTACACATCCAAGAACGAGAAAAATGATTGAAGCAAAAGGTATTGAGTTTAATCCTTTAATTAAAACTATGAAGCCGCTTGGATTTAATGATTATGTAAAACTTCAAAAATATGCAAAGGCTGTACTAAGTGATAGCGGTACAATCAGTGAAGAGTCATCGATTCTTGGATTTAGGGCACTTAATATTCGACAAGCTCATGAGAGACCAGAGGCAATGGAAGAAGCATCTGTTATGATGGTAGGACTAAAGAAGGAAAGAGTTCTACAGGGGTTAGAAGTATTAGAGACACAAAAAAAAGATTCATTGAGATTAGTAGCTGATTATAGTATGCCGAATGTGTCAGATAAGGTGTTGAGGATTATTTTATCTTATACAGATTATGTGAATAGAGTAGTTTGGGGAAAAAAGGGGAAATGTTAAATGGATATACTTTTTTTGGGAGGGGTTTTTGATAATGATAGTTATATTAAAAAAAGCAAGAAAAGTGTCCAGAATGCCGCTAACTTACTTCAATGGAATATAGTTAATGGTATCGAGAGTGGTTTAGAGAAACCGGTAAATATATTGAATTCGGTTTTTGTCGGATCATTCCCTGAACAATATTCAGAAATATTTATAAAGTCATATAATTGGAATCATGTTAAAGGGGCACTCGATAGAAATGTAGGGTTTATTAATATTGCTGGTATAAAACATATCACTAGAGCATGCAACTTATCAAAAGAGATTAAAAAGTGGGCAAGTCAA
Above is a window of Sedimentibacter sp. MB35-C1 DNA encoding:
- a CDS encoding glycosyltransferase family 4 protein yields the protein MNITFLVGHLAKERHSLLYELALDLGEHNNNVTVITGFPSRRITEKVRHYYLEHPIEQVSDNVKVIRVGSKSGEGNGLFIRMIKYVFLTVSIYKQAKRHEADAIYIYSTPPFLGLLGSKLKKIAPTLYNAQDLFPDTLVKMKKLSENNFLVKFLRSLEKKVYNSNAKIVTISEDMKNTIIEQGCNEEKVEVIQNWVDIQKINKVDRENNQLFAKFNLDKNSFYISYAGDIGLFQNWEVILDAAEELDKEFNDIKFVIIGNGSYKDNMEKSIKRRRLNNVFMFPLQPIELVSSAYSLGDLELVSLEKEMTKIALPSKVGQILAAGSPLLGMFDSDSYISSEIKNKNLGAIVDNFRKESLVELIKYYYNNQHELDSISKDVRLYAEQQLERKTQTSKYNDLLRSISS
- a CDS encoding capsular polysaccharide biosynthesis protein CapF, which encodes MNILVTGAKGFIGKNLIAELRNRKYTEIFEYDRDTDPSLLDEYCKEADFVFHLAGVNRPKEKSEFMEGNFGFTSDLLDSLKKHNNTCPVMISSSIQAELDNSYGESKKAGEDLLFNYGVESGSKVLVYRFPNVFGKWCRPNYNSAVATFCHNISHDLPIQVNDPSVVMNLVYIDDVVNELINTLEGKENKIGSFCEVPVVHTVTLGEIVDLIHSFKKSREDRSVPNMSDEFAKKLYSTYLSYLPEDKFGYDLKMNVDQRGSFTEFIRTPDRGQVSVNISRPGITKGNHWHHSKNEKFLVVSGNGVVRFRKIDSDEVIEYFVSGDKMEVVDIPTGYTHNIENLGDTDMVTIMWANEPFDPEKPDTYFLEV
- a CDS encoding nucleoside-diphosphate sugar epimerase/dehydratase, which encodes MFKGKTLLITGGTGSFGNAVMKRFLNTGIKEIRIFSRDEKKQDDMRKLYKNDKLKFYIGDVRDLASVKNAMHGVDYIFHAAALKQVPSCEFFPLEAVKTNVLGTDNVLSGAIEMGVKKVICLSTDKAAYPINAMGISKAMMEKVFVAKAKTIDPERTLICGTRYGNVMASRGSVIPLFIDQIKNGQPLTVTDPNMTRFLMSLEEAVELVVFAFQNAEAGDIMVQKSPASTIGDLAQAVKELFKSDNEIKVIGTRHGEKLYETLLTKEEHVVAKDMGGFYRVPADKRDLNYDKYFVEGDQKLSSEDEYNSHNTERINIEQIKEKLLQLDYVRDQLESWDR
- the wecB gene encoding non-hydrolyzing UDP-N-acetylglucosamine 2-epimerase, which translates into the protein MKKLKVMTVVGTRPEIIRLSAVINKLDESKAIEHVLVHTGQNYDYELNEVFFNDFKLKKPAYFLNAATGTAVETIGNILVKIDPILDEVKPDAFLVLGDTNSCLCAIAAKRKHIPIFHMEAGNRCFDQRVPEETNRKIVDHTADINLTYSDIAREYLLREGLPSDRVIKTGSPMLEVLNSRKDDIEKSDVLERLGLDKDKYFVVSAHREENISSEENFMDLVDSLNTIAEKYQMPLIVSTHPRTRKMIEAKGIEFNPLIKTMKPLGFNDYVKLQKYAKAVLSDSGTISEESSILGFRALNIRQAHERPEAMEEASVMMVGLKKERVLQGLEVLETQKKDSLRLVADYSMPNVSDKVLRIILSYTDYVNRVVWGKKGKC